The proteins below come from a single Burkholderia sp. FERM BP-3421 genomic window:
- a CDS encoding LysR family transcriptional regulator, whose protein sequence is MDRFKQIETFVRVADAGSLAAAALEEGVSPVVLGRRIDALEKRLGVKLMYRSTRRLVISEEGGAFLERCRGLLGEWEQAENELAAGRRAVSGHLIVSAPAAFGRKHVAPLAPAFAADKPGLQLSFNLTDRVVDLVREGYDLSIRIGGAVDPNFVAVKLASNRRVVCGTPEYFRRHGRPRTLDDLLAHNCLAFNLQGGQNRGWYFRRNGKLVTMRVAGTLDCNDGELLHRWVSEGLGLGWRSTWEIARQLERGELETVLDEFALPDYDILAVYPQQRYVPARVRYFIDYLRDVYARPGYWSGAA, encoded by the coding sequence ATGGATCGCTTCAAGCAGATCGAGACTTTCGTGCGGGTGGCCGATGCGGGCAGCCTGGCCGCGGCGGCGCTGGAGGAGGGTGTGTCGCCCGTCGTGCTCGGGCGGCGCATCGACGCGCTCGAGAAGCGGCTGGGCGTCAAGCTCATGTACCGCTCGACGCGGCGGCTGGTGATCAGCGAGGAGGGCGGCGCCTTTCTCGAACGGTGCCGCGGGCTGCTCGGCGAATGGGAGCAGGCGGAGAACGAGCTGGCCGCCGGGCGGCGCGCGGTGAGCGGGCACCTGATCGTATCGGCGCCCGCCGCGTTCGGCCGCAAGCACGTCGCGCCGCTCGCGCCCGCGTTCGCGGCCGACAAACCGGGACTGCAGCTGTCGTTCAATCTCACCGACCGCGTGGTCGATCTGGTCCGCGAAGGCTACGACCTGTCGATCCGGATCGGCGGCGCGGTGGATCCGAACTTCGTCGCGGTGAAGCTCGCGTCGAACCGGCGCGTGGTGTGCGGCACGCCCGAGTACTTCCGCCGGCATGGCCGGCCCAGGACGCTCGACGATCTGCTCGCGCACAATTGCCTCGCGTTCAACCTGCAAGGCGGCCAGAACCGCGGCTGGTACTTCCGGCGCAACGGCAAGCTGGTGACGATGCGGGTGGCGGGCACGCTCGACTGCAACGACGGCGAACTGCTGCACCGCTGGGTGTCCGAAGGGCTCGGGCTCGGCTGGCGCTCGACCTGGGAGATCGCGCGCCAGCTCGAGCGCGGCGAGCTGGAGACCGTGCTCGACGAGTTCGCGCTGCCCGACTACGACATCCTGGCCGTCTATCCGCAGCAGCGCTACGTGCCGGCGCGGGTGCGCTACTTCATCGACTATCTGCGCGACGTCTACGCACGGCCCGGATACTGGAGCGGCGCGGCCTGA
- a CDS encoding cupredoxin domain-containing protein, translated as MPRLSSLDRRTPPSASRRRWLLGVAGAAAALGGLGVRAAGPRVITVSARRFVFTPNRITLAPHETVIFALTALDTVMGFSIPEFGVRADVPPGSVVKVAAQAGAAGTVEFLCDIFCGSGHETMNGTIVVG; from the coding sequence ATGCCCCGCCTTTCTTCCCTCGACCGCCGCACGCCGCCCTCCGCCTCGCGCCGCCGCTGGCTGCTCGGCGTCGCCGGCGCCGCCGCCGCGCTCGGCGGCCTCGGCGTGCGCGCGGCCGGGCCGCGCGTGATCACGGTCAGCGCGCGGCGCTTCGTGTTCACGCCGAACCGCATCACGCTCGCGCCGCACGAAACCGTGATCTTCGCGCTGACCGCGCTGGACACCGTGATGGGCTTCTCGATCCCCGAGTTCGGCGTGCGCGCCGACGTGCCGCCCGGCTCGGTCGTCAAGGTGGCCGCGCAAGCCGGCGCGGCCGGCACGGTCGAGTTCCTGTGCGACATCTTCTGCGGCTCCGGCCACGAGACGATGAACGGCACGATCGTCGTCGGCTGA
- a CDS encoding metallophosphoesterase family protein, translated as MSPSSRAVGRRDFLRLAACGAGAAFASALPGWSAARDADFFFVQLSDSHWGFEGPAINPDAKGTLPKAVAAVNALPVAPDFVIFTGDLTHTTDDADERHARMRGFQSIIARLDAKPLHLMPGEHDASLDNGAAYREHFGDTHYTFDHKGVHFITLDNVSDPAGRVGDAQRAWLADDLARQPKDARIVLFTHRPLFDLAPQWDWATRDGAQVLDLLMPYSNVTVFYGHIHQALHTMTGHIAHHSARSLMFPLPAPGSQAKRLPVPWDPAAPYRGLGWRDARVGDAPGAFALTERPIDAGASGDHS; from the coding sequence ATGTCCCCCTCATCCCGCGCCGTCGGACGGCGCGATTTTCTTCGCCTCGCCGCCTGCGGCGCGGGCGCCGCGTTCGCGTCGGCGCTGCCCGGCTGGAGCGCCGCCCGCGACGCCGATTTCTTCTTCGTCCAACTGTCCGACTCGCACTGGGGATTCGAGGGGCCGGCCATCAACCCCGATGCGAAGGGCACGCTGCCGAAGGCCGTGGCCGCGGTCAACGCGCTGCCCGTCGCGCCCGACTTCGTGATCTTCACGGGCGACCTCACGCATACGACCGACGATGCCGACGAACGCCACGCCCGCATGCGCGGGTTCCAGTCGATCATCGCGCGCCTCGACGCGAAGCCGCTGCACCTGATGCCCGGCGAGCACGACGCGAGCCTCGACAACGGCGCCGCCTACCGCGAGCACTTCGGCGACACGCACTACACGTTCGATCACAAGGGCGTGCACTTCATCACGCTCGACAACGTCTCCGATCCGGCCGGCCGGGTCGGAGACGCGCAGCGCGCCTGGCTCGCCGACGATCTCGCGCGCCAGCCGAAGGATGCGCGGATCGTGCTCTTCACGCACCGCCCGCTGTTCGACCTCGCGCCGCAATGGGATTGGGCGACGCGCGACGGCGCGCAGGTGCTGGACCTGCTGATGCCCTATTCCAACGTCACCGTGTTCTACGGGCACATCCATCAGGCGCTGCATACGATGACGGGCCATATCGCGCATCACTCGGCCCGCTCGCTGATGTTCCCGCTGCCCGCGCCCGGCTCGCAGGCCAAGCGTCTGCCGGTGCCGTGGGACCCCGCCGCGCCGTATCGCGGGCTCGGCTGGCGCGACGCGCGGGTCGGCGACGCGCCCGGCGCGTTCGCGCTGACCGAGCGCCCGATCGACGCCGGCGCATCCGGCGACCATTCATGA